The Austwickia sp. genome includes a region encoding these proteins:
- a CDS encoding nucleoside deaminase, producing the protein MPISASDRPHLLRAVELAETALAAGDEPFGSVLVGADGTVLFEDHNHVGGGDHTQHPEFAIARWAAAHLAPPERAAAVVYTSGEHCPMCSAAHGWVGLGRIVYAASSAQLGEWLTELGVPAPPINTVPIHQIVPGVVVDGPDPDLAERVRGLHEARFR; encoded by the coding sequence ATGCCGATCTCCGCGAGCGACCGTCCCCACCTGCTTCGTGCCGTTGAACTCGCCGAGACGGCGCTCGCCGCCGGCGACGAGCCGTTCGGATCGGTGCTGGTCGGCGCCGATGGAACGGTGCTTTTTGAGGACCACAACCACGTCGGTGGCGGCGACCACACGCAGCATCCGGAGTTCGCGATCGCCCGATGGGCCGCCGCGCACCTGGCGCCGCCGGAGCGCGCCGCGGCGGTGGTCTATACCTCGGGCGAACACTGCCCGATGTGTTCGGCGGCGCACGGCTGGGTCGGGCTGGGCCGCATCGTCTACGCCGCGTCGTCGGCCCAGCTCGGCGAGTGGCTCACCGAGCTCGGCGTACCCGCCCCGCCCATCAACACCGTGCCGATCCACCAGATCGTGCCTGGAGTGGTCGTGGACGGACCCGACCCGGACCTCGCAGAGCGCGTCCGTGGGCTGCACGAGGCGCGCTTCCGCTGA